The Penaeus monodon isolate SGIC_2016 unplaced genomic scaffold, NSTDA_Pmon_1 PmonScaffold_12388, whole genome shotgun sequence region tagatatatataatatataccattaatattatttatatatatgaccaacacacacgaaaaccacaacaactacacccacacacaacccaaaccacacacccacacacatatatatattttaatataatatatatttatatatatatatatgtatataaaaatatatataaattcatatattataatattaatataatatatatatataatacattcataaaaatattattattatatctatatatatatataaaatatatttatctatatacacccataaaatttaaaaaaataaaaaaaaaaacaaacaacacacatatatatatatatatatatatatatatatatataattatatatatattatatataactattcaatatataaaaaattataatataccctatatatatatatacaccttaattatatatatatatatatttatttatatatttttataataatattatatattatatatatatatatttatataatatataaaatatatattgtttatatatatttgtgtgtggtgtgtgtatatatatatatattctattattatatactatatatatatattatctattattattttatagttgttgtgtgtgtgtgtgtgtgtgcgtgtgtgttgtgtgtgtgtgtggtgtgtgtgtggggtgtgtgtgtgtgtgtgtgtgtggtggtggtggtgtgtggtgtgtgttgtggggggtttgtgtgtggtgtgtgttttgtgtgtgtggggtgtgtgtgtgttgtggtgtttttatgtgttatgtagtttatgtgtgtatgtatatattattatatattttatatcactatattatatatatatattatatatgtatattattatatatatacattatataaatatatatattatatatatattatattatatctatatatatataaaatatatatatatgcgtgtttgtgtgtgtgtattttgtccaTCCCACAAGTAAACCCGAGCAAAGCAGCTCCGCACATCCTGCAGCGCCGCGAGCGCCGCGCCGTGTGACCTGCAGCAACATACTGACCTTTATCAATGTTGCTTATTGAAAATGCCTTTTCTCGGGACAGATCCTCCTGCTCGTGGCCGCACTAAATATGCGCCTCGTGCGCTGTTAATTTAACGCGGGATGTTGTGTGCGACTCACGCTgttgtaattaatgttttttattgtttgctgtaattattattgtaattttggcAGGATTTTACTCTCCTGAAGGCTTCCCCAGTTTTAAATATGCAAAAATCTCGTTCCGATGCCTCTTTAAATCCCCGTTATTTTCCCATGCAGACTTCTCTCAGCTTGTTAGCGCCTTTCAGGCCCTGAAACCCTTTGCGATTAAAAACAACTTTACTCTTTTTCCGAGCAGTTAGCAGGCCTGTCATTCTCCTGCTCTCGCCCCGACACGAACTGTCCCCGAGGAGTTCGTCGCAGCTAAAAAGAAAGCAgatattttttaatgttcataAGCAGATGCATCGGCTCTTTTTTCCATATCTTCACTCTGCGGTGAAACTGGGGGGTACATTCATGGGCATTGGGCGCTTCGTGTTGGCAGGCATGTCTTCTCATCAAGGTGTGCGGTTTTATGGCACGAAAAGCGGGGATTTTCACTTTcagaaaagaattaaaataatcaaACTGAAACGTTTTGGCGGCGCGTCTGTTTCCCCTGCGGGCAGCGCTCGAAATCTCCGTCAGGCGATGGCAGGGCTCGGCCTCGCCCTCGACGAAAGCAGAGGGCAAGCGGGCGCGGGGGCGTGCCCCTCGGCGGCCAAAGCGCTTTCGAAGGGCGCAAAGGCGCAAAGGAGAGGGTCCGAAGCGGAAAGGGACGCGGCGGCGGGGGCGTGCGCGCGTCGGGCGGCCGTGCGTGTGGGCCCCGTTTCCGAATCCAAGATGGCGGCGCAGTAGAGGAAAATTTTACGGCTTTTTTTTGCCAAAACGAGGAAATTTTTGCGAACAATCGCGCGTCGGACGCCCTTCGCCCCCCGCCCGTCGGCGTGGAGTGTACGGCCGAGCCGCCGAGCCCCGAGAGCCGTGAGTGAAGTGAGAGCCGCGGAAAAGGGCCGATTAGAGTTGAGTGGTGCGGAGGCTCTGTTTTACATTGGATTTTGATTCGAAGTCGATCCTCCGCGGGATGTGACGGGCGgccgccgcccgcacgcccgcacgccccggCGCACCGCCACGCAGGTAAGCGCACCCCTCGGCGGGGCTGCTCGCCCCACGTCCCCGGGCAGCGGGGGGCGGGGCTGCGCCGGGCAGGGGGGGCACGCAGGCCAGGCAGGGCAGGGCGGGGCCGGGGTTGCAGGCAGGGCAGGGCCAGGCCAGAGGCAGCAGGGCAGCGCTCTCAGGCGTCGAGGGCGACCTCTGAGCCCAGGCGAGGGCGGGCTTCCCCctcggggcccgggggggggcttGGCAGGCAGGTCCTGGGACgtgtgtttggggggaggggcagggggccaGGGCAGGGGaccaggggcaggggagggaggccgACTGTCATGTGCCGGGGACGCCAAGAGGCACGGCTCGGGCCGGGGTTGGGCCTTTGGGCTTGAGGCGACCTTCTCGCTCGAGAGCAGGAGGACCTCAGGCTGGCTTTCATTTGTCCTTCCCTGAGCTGCTCTGGGGGAGTCCGGCCCTTGCGCCTGGTCCGGGCCGTGCGCCTGGCCGGGGCCGtgcgggagggagagacggggccTGCCAGGGTGTCGCTTGCCGACCCGGGAGAGGGAAGCGGCAAGTCCTGATGCTGTGTTTAGTCCTGCTGGTTTTGCCGGGAGGAGAGGGTTTTCCGAGGCTTCACCGGCTTCATCGTAAAGCCGGACCAGACTGCTTTGACAGTTGGCCCGCGGAGGGACCAGACGGCAGGAAAGACGCCGGATTAGGCATACAGAGTTGGGAAATTTGCAGGATAAGCTGCTCTTTTTCAGTAATTGTGGAAATAGAAAAAATGCCAAAGGGAAGTGTAGGGTTATTAATTGTtggccattattattttcttttttattgccaaTTTTCCCGACTGTGCCAGTTTTTGCAGTTGTAGAGCGGGATAAACCCCTGGGGGGAAGGCACAAAGGGGAAGTTACAGCGAGGCTATCTGTTTTCCCCCGTGGCAGTTGCTTTAAAAAgtacaaaaggatttttttttatcctttagagactgagaagtttttttttttttttgcaggtagcatttttaggggaaaacccAGCAAAAATCCCAAAATGCCCAAAAGTTTATTTGTTAGGGAATTGTCAGGTTTTTGgggatagaattttaaaaattaatatattcataaaaaaatatttaaattcaaaGATTTATTAAGATTACCAttctcaaatttaaattttttttttttaaaagctttgttTTTAGTTACTGGGTTTTCTTTTGTGTACCACACGGTGCAGAAAAATTGCCTACTTGGGAACCTAATATGTTCCTCACTAAAAAGCACTTGACTTTCCCCTCTAAAATAGGATCCCCAAAATGACAGGGCCAATTagcgaaaaaaaattttggaaaatcctTCCCAGAAAGGAATAGGGCTTTTAATGGAATATTGcatttaaattttgcttttcaGGGAGG contains the following coding sequences:
- the LOC119569078 gene encoding basic proline-rich protein-like → MGTAKPTCESKTFKSQRRKMSCKCKCLSPSFYKNRRNPPPSRLNTASGLAASLSRVGKRHPGRPRLSLPHGPGQAHGPDQAQGPDSPRAAQGRTNESQPEVLLLSSEKVASSPKAQPRPEPCLLASPAHDSRPPSPAPGPLPWPPAPPPKHTSQDLPAKPPPGPRGGSPPSPGLRGRPRRLRALPCCLWPGPALPATPAPPCPAWPACPPCPAQPRPPLPGDVGRAAPPRGALTCVAVRRGVRACGRRPPVTSRGGSTSNQNPICDELLGDSSCRGESRRMTGLLTARKKSKVVFNRKGFQGLKGANKLREVVESVNGLETAMVNHGHTLCLSLFK